The Lacticaseibacillus pabuli region GTCTGTGACATGTTACCCACGTTGATTTCTTTGATATCAACGCCGGCGTTAACGAGATTGAGTAGTGTCTGCGGGCGCTTTGCCACAAGGAAGACCTTTTGTGAGTCATACTTGTGGTTCAAAATGTGGTCTGCCGCTGTCTTGGTATCCAAAACGGACAGACGCACGCTAGCGGGAGCCGCCATGCGCTGGCCACTCTTTTCGATGTCGCTCTTTGCGACTTCATCGTCGACAACCATGATGCGGGTTGCGCCGAGTTTCGTCGTCCACAGGTTTGCAACTTGCCCGTGAACCAAGCGACCATCGATACGTGTTGCAATAATTGCCATATGTCATTCCTCCTATGGTGAGCATCGGCGGTGCCTCACCGCCATACTCTGAATAAATAAAATGAAATAAAATAGATTGCCTTTACGGCGTGGAACCCATGAATAAAGAATTAGTGCAAACCGCCCGGCCGCAGTTCTGCGTTTGGGGACGGTGAAACAAATGCTACGCTTCGTAGTCGTGCAGGATGACACCCTTCACAACCCGGTTAACGGTGCCAGTTGGTGATGGCGTGTCAGGCTTGTTACCAACCTTAATGGAGCTCAGCAGTGCCAGCGTCTGAGCAAACATGACATCTGGCAGTGCCTGGTAGCCTTCAGGAAGCGTCTTAACGCCGGTCTTGAACGCGAAGTTGTCACCAGAGAAGTTGTTGTCTTGGTTGGTCCCAATGGCAACAATGCGCTTGGCGATGTCGTCGCCCTTGATTTCTTCCATCACATCGACATCGTACTGACGGGTGTAGGCATCGTTGCTCAAGAAGTCGAACACCAGCGTCTTACCGTTAACGAATGACTTTGGTCCGTGACGGAAGCCCATCGAGGTGTCGAAGATGGTGGCAAGCTGACCAGCCGTCAGTTCCAGAATCTTCAGCTGTGCCTCACGTGTTAGACCACCGAGGCTACCGCTACCCAAGTAGGTGATGCGGTTGAAGTCTTCGTCGGCCAAGCTCTGGATCTCGGCTTCGCGGCTAACGACTTCGTGGCCCATGTCGATGATGGCCTTCACGTAACCATCCTTATCGCTCAGGCTCGCCTGGTCGAAGGTCAACATGGCAGTGAGCGCCATGCAGGAGAAGCTACCTGTCATCGCAAAGCCCTTGTCGTTGGACCCAGCTGGCTGCAGGAGCACCAGGTTTGATGGTTCGCCCTCCGCGTGCTGCGCCAAGTGACCATCGGGTGCGCAAGTGATGGTAATCTGGTGCAACTGCTTGACCAGCTGTTCGGCCAGCTCAACAGACTTCACAGATTCAGGTGAATTACCGCTGCGGGCGAAGGAAACTAGGATGGTCGGGGTGTCTGGTTCAAAGAAATCATAGGGTGCGGACACGAGGTCAGTTGACGCAATGGATTCAAAGCGGAACCGGCTACGGTCACCATGGCGCTGCAAGTATGGCGTGACGGTATCACCCGTGTAAGCACTCGTGCCAGCACCGGTAAAGATGACCCGCACCGTTTTGCCGGCCGCGTCAGCCACAACTTGATCCAAGAAGGCGCGGATTTCACTCTCCTTGGCCTTGTAGTTTGCAAAGGCCTCTGCCCAAAGCTCTGGTTGCTGCTTGATTTCCTTGGTGGTAATCTGTGCCCCCATCTTGGTTAATTCATCAACAGATTTCTCAAACACGATACTTCCTCCTCATACTTCCGAATAATTGCGGTTAGTCAAAACCAGTTAAGTGGTGGTGTTGCCATTGTGAACGTGGTGCTGAACCCGATAAACGAACTGGTCGGCCCGCGTGACGCTCAGGGTGAACTCCACGATTTCGTGGTTCAAACCCGTGCTGGTCCGCTGTACATTCAAGCTTGGTGACCCCAGCGGCACCTGGAGTAACTCGGCATCCTTATCCGGCATCAAGCTGGCGTAGAATGCCTCCTTCGCGTCCACAATTGGTGCGTCGAAGCCCTGGAGCATTGAAGCATACAGCCCGTTCTTTTCGATGGACTGCGCGTCAAGCTTCGGGAACCGGTCCGCCGGCAAGAATGTGCGCTCGACCATGAGTGGCACCCCATCCGCGCAACGGAGCCGCTTTAACTTGTACGTCGGCGTCCCCACCGGAATACTGAGCTGTTCCGAAATGTACTTGGTCGCTGGAAAACTCTGCAGGTAAATCACCTTGGAGTACGGGTCACGGCCTTGCTCAATCATCTGATCCGTAAAACTATAGGTGGTCGACAGGTCAGTTGGATCCGCAAGGGGATTCGCAACGAAGGTCCCGCGGCCGCGTCTGCGGTAAATGAGACCCATCATCTCCAGCTTGGCCAATGCCGCGCGCACTGTGTTGCGGCTCACACCATATTCCTGAGCCAAGTCACGTTCTGCCGGAATCTGACTGTGCGGTGCCATACTGGTTCGAATCCGTTCACGCAACTGACTGACCAGTTGTTCGTGTAGCGGTTGATCGTTATTGTCCACTTCGTTCACCTCCCACTGGTACCAACCAAAGTTAGTGTAAGCGGTATCTTTAGTAGGGTCAACCGCACCAATTCCTAAAAATAAGGTTTGCAGAAAGTGTTTTCCAAATTGGTATGGGTTAGTTATAGCATTCACAATTAACGCAATCAACGGTTTTTGTCAGTTAATCTGGCATTTTCCAGCCAATTTTTGATATTTTCGTTATAATTGGTATAGACGTTTTAAAAAATATTCCGATTTTTTTGAAAGTAGACTTTCTTATCCTCATGAAAATTACGACAAAGCGCGGTACCAAGGGTTTAAAAGCACATGAAAATTTCATTCACCGGTAACACTAAAAATTGGTATGCTTCTTGTAAAATACTGTTGCAACGGTCTTTTGCTATGAAAACGGTTTGATTGGTTCTGTTTCACTCACGATGTAAAACCGGTTTGAGAAGAAGTCATGGTACCAATTTATGACTATAAGTTTTTTAATAGCGGTACGACGGGCTTTATGCGACATCACATTCTATTGAAAAAAGGTACCATTGCACATTTGCATCTTTCAGACATGAAAGCCCAGTCCTGTCCGATATCTAAAAAAATAGGATGCACATCTCCTTAACGGTGATGTGCATCCTATCAATAATTGTTCGTTTTGTTTGTTACCTAAACCGGTGTCTAAGCCCGACCTGCCTGGACTTCAGCCAACAAGTGCCTGCCGTTCGCCACGCTCTGGCGGAATGCCTTACCGAGCAACAAGGACTTGTCCGCGATGATACTTTGCGGGTCGACCAAATTAAACTCGGGGAGTGGTA contains the following coding sequences:
- a CDS encoding PTS system mannose/fructose/N-acetylgalactosamine-transporter subunit IIB, with protein sequence MAIIATRIDGRLVHGQVANLWTTKLGATRIMVVDDEVAKSDIEKSGQRMAAPASVRLSVLDTKTAADHILNHKYDSQKVFLVAKRPQTLLNLVNAGVDIKEINVGNMSQTDETRHLTKSINVVDDDVKAFNELNDKGVHLVAQMVPGDNATDFMSLLKKTE
- a CDS encoding GntR family transcriptional regulator, with amino-acid sequence MDNNDQPLHEQLVSQLRERIRTSMAPHSQIPAERDLAQEYGVSRNTVRAALAKLEMMGLIYRRRGRGTFVANPLADPTDLSTTYSFTDQMIEQGRDPYSKVIYLQSFPATKYISEQLSIPVGTPTYKLKRLRCADGVPLMVERTFLPADRFPKLDAQSIEKNGLYASMLQGFDAPIVDAKEAFYASLMPDKDAELLQVPLGSPSLNVQRTSTGLNHEIVEFTLSVTRADQFVYRVQHHVHNGNTTT
- a CDS encoding SIS domain-containing protein, translating into MFEKSVDELTKMGAQITTKEIKQQPELWAEAFANYKAKESEIRAFLDQVVADAAGKTVRVIFTGAGTSAYTGDTVTPYLQRHGDRSRFRFESIASTDLVSAPYDFFEPDTPTILVSFARSGNSPESVKSVELAEQLVKQLHQITITCAPDGHLAQHAEGEPSNLVLLQPAGSNDKGFAMTGSFSCMALTAMLTFDQASLSDKDGYVKAIIDMGHEVVSREAEIQSLADEDFNRITYLGSGSLGGLTREAQLKILELTAGQLATIFDTSMGFRHGPKSFVNGKTLVFDFLSNDAYTRQYDVDVMEEIKGDDIAKRIVAIGTNQDNNFSGDNFAFKTGVKTLPEGYQALPDVMFAQTLALLSSIKVGNKPDTPSPTGTVNRVVKGVILHDYEA